A genomic stretch from Desulfurococcaceae archaeon MEX13E-LK6-19 includes:
- the glpK gene encoding glycerol kinase GlpK gives MAKYVLSIDQGTTGTRAALFNENGELVGYAYREHRQIYPKPGWLEHDPLEIWENTRIVIREVLEKTKVNPRDIAAIGVTNQRETIVVWDPRNGRPLYNAIVWQCRRTAPLVEKLRKYRKTIYKKTGLVPDAYFSSTKIWWLLDNVPGLREKAVRGEALFGTIDTWIIWNLTRGSKNTPTPERGGAHVTDYSNASRTMIFNISKLDWDDELLEIQGKIPREALPLPLPSSYIYGYTGPDVSEKLFNNVSIPVAGDAGDQQAALFGQVGFREGDVKCTYGTGNFVLMNTGSKRVKSKHGLLTTIFYSLEKNKAVYAVEGSIFVTGAAVKWLRDSLKIIDTAAETEDLAKSLASNEGVYFVPAFVGLGTPYWDMYARGLIIGITGKTTRAHLARAVLEAIAYLTRDVIEVMKKDTGLEIKVLKVDGGASKNNFLMQFQADILGVRVIRPVILETTSLGAAYLAGLAVGVWKNLDEIIRLWRPEKEFTPRMSVEEREKLYSGWKQAVERALGWAKEVPWAYGLE, from the coding sequence TTGGCTAAATATGTTTTATCAATAGATCAGGGTACAACTGGTACTCGTGCCGCATTATTTAATGAGAATGGAGAACTTGTTGGCTATGCTTATAGGGAGCATAGACAGATTTATCCCAAACCCGGATGGCTTGAACACGATCCCCTGGAGATTTGGGAGAACACACGTATTGTCATAAGAGAAGTTCTTGAGAAGACCAAGGTTAACCCTAGGGATATAGCTGCTATAGGTGTCACTAATCAAAGAGAAACAATTGTCGTATGGGATCCAAGGAATGGTAGACCATTGTATAACGCTATTGTATGGCAGTGTAGGAGAACAGCTCCTCTTGTCGAGAAGCTGAGGAAGTACAGGAAGACTATATACAAGAAGACTGGTCTTGTACCAGATGCCTATTTCTCTTCGACAAAAATCTGGTGGCTTCTAGACAATGTCCCGGGGCTTAGAGAGAAGGCGGTACGTGGAGAAGCATTGTTTGGGACAATCGATACATGGATTATTTGGAATCTCACACGAGGCTCAAAGAATACTCCTACGCCGGAGCGTGGCGGTGCTCATGTCACAGACTACTCTAATGCCTCGAGGACAATGATCTTTAATATATCGAAGCTTGACTGGGACGATGAACTCCTTGAAATCCAAGGCAAGATCCCTAGGGAGGCACTACCATTACCTCTCCCATCATCATACATCTACGGCTACACGGGGCCCGATGTCAGTGAGAAACTATTCAACAACGTTTCTATACCGGTTGCAGGTGATGCTGGTGATCAGCAGGCAGCCTTGTTTGGCCAAGTAGGGTTTAGGGAAGGTGATGTAAAGTGTACCTATGGCACAGGCAATTTTGTCCTAATGAATACTGGTAGTAAACGTGTTAAATCAAAACATGGGCTGTTGACAACAATCTTCTACTCTCTGGAGAAAAACAAGGCTGTCTACGCAGTCGAGGGAAGCATATTTGTTACTGGTGCTGCAGTCAAATGGCTCCGGGACAGCTTGAAGATCATAGACACTGCTGCTGAAACAGAGGATCTAGCTAAATCTCTTGCAAGCAATGAGGGAGTCTATTTCGTCCCGGCATTCGTCGGACTAGGTACGCCATACTGGGATATGTACGCTAGAGGGCTAATCATAGGTATCACGGGCAAAACCACCAGGGCACATTTGGCACGCGCGGTACTAGAAGCAATAGCCTACTTGACACGAGACGTCATAGAGGTTATGAAGAAGGACACTGGGCTTGAGATAAAGGTATTGAAGGTTGACGGTGGTGCTTCAAAGAACAACTTCTTGATGCAATTCCAAGCTGATATCCTTGGAGTCAGAGTAATCAGGCCAGTTATACTCGAGACAACATCTCTCGGAGCAGCATATCTAGCGGGCTTAGCCGTCGGTGTATGGAAGAATCTCGATGAGATAATCCGTCTATGGAGACCTGAGAAAGAGTTTACGCCACGCATGAGTGTTGAAGAGAGGGAGAAACTCTATAGTGGATGGAAGCAAGCCGTGGAACGCGCTCTAGGCTGGGCAAAAGAAGTCCCATGGGCTTATGGACTAGAGTAA